GAGCCCTGCGCATCAGCACCGTGAGCATGCGCGACCGTCTGCGCCTGCTAGTGTCGTGTCCCAGAAATTCCTTTGCGCAGAAAACGGACTTCTGCTCGGGGATTGCCCGCGCAATCCTCGGCTATGCAACGGGTTATGGTCGAGGCGCATAAACGAAAGCCTGAAACTTATGCGTGGGACTTGCGGGACACGACACTAGAGGCCTGGCCTCCCGTCCGCGCCTGGCGACTCTAAGCTGTTGACCCCCAGAGGATCTGCCCGCGCCCAATCCCATCGGGTCGAAAACCGGAGAAAAGTAGTGCTCTTTGCTCCGTCTTCCTGTATAATGCCCAGATGAAACGCCGCCCATGCGGGCGGACTGAGCGATCAACGGTCTCCAAACAGGAAGGTGCGTTATGGACATGACCCGCCAGGAAGTCTACAAAGAAATCGAACAGACCTTCGGCGTCGTGCCGGGATTCATCAAGCAGATCCCCGACGACAAGCTGGAACTGGAGTGGAAGCTGTTCCTCCAGGTGCAGTTCGCCGAGGGACCGATCCCGAACAAGTACCGCGAGTTGATCGGGGTGGCGGTCGCCGCCGTCACCAGGTGCCGCTACTGCGCCTACTTCCACACCGAGGCGGCCAAGCTCAACGGCGCCACGAAGGAAGAAATCGAGGATGCCGTCCACTTCGCCAAGTCGCAGACGGGCTGGAGCACCTACATCAACGGACTGCAGATGGACTACAAGCAGTTCTGCTCCGAGGTCGACTCGGTCTGTGCCCATGTTCGCGCCACGACCTCGAAGTCCGGCGCCAAAAAGTGAGGCCAGTTGCGGGTCCATCCCATGTTGCTCCAACAATGAGACAGGGGGCTCGAAGCCCCCTGTCCCGATTCCTTCCCTCCGGTTACATGTCAGTCCAGTTCCCCCCGGGATCTCACTGGGCTTCGTGCGACGCCGCAGGATTGCTTGCACTCTATGTGATCGTCTGATCCCAATCTCGCTTCCTCCCGGCACAGAATTCTGCCGCACGCCATCATTTTTCTATTGCGGCCCGCAGTCGTCCGTATAATTTGGCGCCATCCGACCGGGCTGTCCGGCGGGACGAAGCGCCATTCTGGTTTGAAGTTGGCAGGAACCGTGAAACAGATACGTCAATGTGCGGATTGGCGTGTCGAAAGCCGGTAGTTATAGGGGGGTCTCATGCCGTTCTGGACTGCTTTCTGGGCTGTTGTGCCACCTGTTGGCTTGTTGGTGTTGGCGTTTGCGCAATTTTTCCGGCGGGACTTCAACCAGCGGCTGACGGACGAACGCCACTGAGAGCAGATCCGGCGCGGGCAATACCTCCAAAGTAATCTCGTTTCGCGGCGGTCGGGCGGTCACTTTGACTGGCCCGATTGCGTGCGTCAACGACCAGGCGGGGATCGAGACCGCGCGC
This genomic stretch from Candidatus Zixiibacteriota bacterium harbors:
- a CDS encoding carboxymuconolactone decarboxylase family protein → MDMTRQEVYKEIEQTFGVVPGFIKQIPDDKLELEWKLFLQVQFAEGPIPNKYRELIGVAVAAVTRCRYCAYFHTEAAKLNGATKEEIEDAVHFAKSQTGWSTYINGLQMDYKQFCSEVDSVCAHVRATTSKSGAKK